The sequence tgtacaatacagattttcaatttcaggtcATTTACGGAATCTCTGATTGGGGCACGGATGTTAATACCCGAATTGTTTCCGGAACAAGTTTACACgatcaaacatttcaagcaaACGAAACAACTGTGCCAAACGTTGATCGATAAAGGCAGATACGTTTCGAACGTCGAACGTATGAACGAATTCGAAAAACTCTGGGAGAAAATGGTCGAAATAAAAGAGGCAGGCGACGAAGTCGTTTACGAACAGTTGTGTAAATATTGTACGAATATAACCGCTTTACGAGACCCGAATTTGAAAGAACAAATAGACGACTTGCAATATCACCTGCAGAAAGCGTGTTCGGaagatttcaatttcaaagatATTCACAACGAACGGGATAATTTGTTCACGTACAAACTAGACATCGGGGAAAAGGATTATTTAGGTTTGGTGCAGTTCATTCCGTATTTGCTTCAGATTACGAGGAAAATCTGTTACTTAGGCATCAAATTACACGTGGAAAAAGAATAGAAAATGCGAACTCGTAGATGATATAGACAAGAATTTTCATTCGAAATTACGTATAAAATTCTCGCTTCGATCTCAATCCTTAATATCCCGCGCTACCGGTCAAAACTACTGTCATAAACAAGTCATAAAACTTCCAACGTGGTTTGTGAACTTTTAGTACGTCTCATTTCGGGATTTTGATTGTGATTTTACAGGGAGCTTCTCgatatgaaaagaattataATTTCTTATAATAACAACGGATTGTTGCGAGAAGtaataaatgtatattttcaattcaatatctcACTGGAATTTACAATGATGCAATACTTCATATGACAGTGgtctttcatatattttcccGAGTGTTAGAAATTGCAACTTGTGTGTGAACAATTCATGTGATACAAATGTGATATACTGATAACCACTTATGCACGTGATAAATAATTCAATCGACCATACTCTATTGACAGTGGCAACAATTATCTGagaatttcagcattttattgattttctgcCACAAAATCGACGTCTGTTCCCACACCTGTTTATACATACAGTATTCATCATACACCGGTTACATTCTGGTGAAAGTCGATATAGAATCTATCTTTAAACTCGGTAGTGTTTTGACTGCAAATGAATCtcaataaatatgcaattctgTCTCAGTCGGTAGTGTTTTGACTACAAATGAATCTAAATAAATATGCAATAGATTCCGTCTCAACCGATAGTGTTTTGACTGTATAAAATGAATCTGAGTTAATACGTAATAGACTTGGTGTTAATCAGTAGTGTTTGGACTGGAAATGAATCTAAGATGCAATAGATTCTGTCTTACTTGGTagtgttttgaatacaaatgAATCACGGTAAAATTGACTGCTTTGATCAGTTTACCGATTTGACCAGCACTGAAGACCAcagactctaaaacgaatccATGTGACGACTAATGAGTATAGTAGTCTCCacctaaaaatatttttgggtAGGTTAGAACTGATAAGATTCTACCGGGGTAAACTTAACACCAATTTCAAGCGCGAGAATTCAGCAATAATTACACTCAAGGGAATGCCGATTTCATAGAATTGCAGTTGAATGAGTTTATTTACAACTACGCTTTGATAGCTTCAAGTGAACTGGGGTCAAACAACTGAAAATACAGTCAAGCGATAAATCGTTAACACCATGATTCCACAGTAGGCAACTTAAGTAGGCAGCAAGTTATCATTACACGACTAATTGTAGCATTGAAAGCTTTTCCCTTTCCTTAAAAACCAGCTACACAAAGCACCATTATACGCATTGGTGACCATTAATTTAAGCAAATAACCGGTACAAATCTATAACCCTATCCATTCTATTGCAGCCTGCCACCAatccattttgatttcagctaTCTTGATATTTGGCTTAATATATAATTAAGTATATTTGTCCATCTATGATAATTCCACATACCGGTACCCAGTTACCTCCCTGCAAAAATCAAtcttaacaagaaaaacaaccATTTCTGTCGTTCATTTGATACATTCGACTGTGATAAAACCGTCAATTCAAACGacatatgtacatatatacatatttcatatgaGACTGCCGTCAAAGCTATAATATACGtatatttagaataaatgACATATAAAGCATCGAGATCCCGTTCTGCAGTTGTCGATTCTAGGCGATTGAACTAATTTCGACTCGTAAAACCATAGAACTAGCACAGTAGACTAAAACCAGCACCGTACATATCAAACACCAGGAGGGATTAAATTACAACAAACCATTCAACAATAATAACGATATTAAATTCGTAACAGATTTTCTAGCGCGTCGAGGAAACCGTTTTCGAAAGCTTCCTCGGAAAATCTAGCGACCGATTCGCGAGCGTTCGAACAGATTTCGCGTCTTTCCGTCGGAGTCAATTCGTAAATAGTTCGCATACAATCCGCGTACGTCTGCTCGGTATCGGCGAGAAATCCCGTACGAGATCCTTCGTAATCGGTCACAATATCCATCTTCGGACCGCCGGAATTATGAGCTAACACGACGGTTCCGGCTGCCATACATTCCACAACTCCTGCAAATACGAAACAACGATTACAGCTTTAATTGACAAGCTTAGTTTAGATATTAGAGGTCaggcaaaagtgaattttcacaaaaaggttttaGATTAGGTACCGGTAACTGTATTTGATTTGgaatttttcttattttaattTCCACAGGACAGGCTAACAGGACAAgttacaaaacaaaaatgtgCATGAGACATGATTGTTATTTGTTAGTGGTTGATTCATAAACTCATCCTCATATAAAACTACCAGAGTAACAAAGATAGATCATATGTGCCTTTTTACAGATCAATCATTCCTAGATTCAAggagttttaatgatgataattttaaatttcgaGGCAGtctctgcatcactttcatatcccgattacagtagactcctcctaactCAGTACTGTTTATCATGATAAACCATTGATTTGGTGGTTTTGTAGGCAAATTTTTTTTCCGTTACACTTATTAAAACTCAGTTTCTAATTCGGTAACTAACTATTGGGAAGACAAAAATCCTGGTACCGATTTAGGTGAAGTCTACTGTAAAACCTACAATCATTTCTAATTACctatttctaaaaattgaAGGAGCTTTGGacattttcttaaaatcaaaggagtttcaagcatctttaaaaacattttctgttTAACTAGGgttccagggacaccatgacCACTTGGGAAGTaattccaaatgctcaacaatctaacaatttcaatattcaacgccccctggtgaccatatacagtatccaatgaccttaaaacttaccacaatcatagaacatgtcagcagctacgattttgtaattgattgtgataacaaaatatgcctcgttaccactttaatatggaaatactaagttattctactattcaatgccccctggtgaccatattcaaaacccaatgaccttgaaactcaccacaatcatagaaaatgtcacaaactataactttgttattgatcatggtaacaaaatatgcctaggtaccaatataataaggaaatactaagttattctactattcaacgccccctggtgaccatatagaataactaatggccttaaaacttgccacaatcatagctgatgtcatgagctacaactttgcaattgattgtggttacaaaatatgcattgatacgaatataatatagaaatactaagatattgcattattcaacgcccccttggtggccatatacaaaaaccaatgaccttgaaactcaccacaatcatagaacacgttatgagctacaactttctaaatgattgtggtaacaaaatacgcttaggtatcaatataatgtggaaaaactttttcccacttacgaatgagtactgccgacaccaagatggccgccagttgcgtcataattggctgatgaaaaatacctatctcaggtataaaacatccctttccaaagaatacccatcacaaattgcaatgagaaatgacaaaccagtaggaagctacaggactcagaatttgggccaaaattaacatttttgggcactaaaagggtcataggacggccatcttgagtccaatcgacccaatttttgttatgctgatgggccctgggggaattcacatatatccgaaagatcaaggtaattgatcaaagcgtcttcaaactttccctcaaaaagttaaaaaatgtgtaaaaagtgctgattttggcgaacaacaatggctgccagtcggccatcttgaatctgacagggccagtttttgggctgaagatgtgtctagggtagatacatgtgtaacccaaatatcaagacattaccttgaagcgtcttcaaaacttcccaaaataactggattccgtctacggatggatgaacgaacggacgacggacgaaaagtgaacgcaatagcccgctgggactcaagtcccaagtgggctaaaaagagTTATCAAGGAATCAAAGAGTCATAgggagtcgtagggaccctatttgaatcattttagacatcattttctaatttttgaatttgaattacccatttctgaatcactttctaaAAACAATCACAGTACACTTTTTTGTCACCTCAAAATTTTcgcattattattattcacgTTTTCGCGCATATATCTTACCGATTCCGAAGTGTTCATTCCACATGGTATGAAGACCGATAGTCGCTGCCGCTAGTTCTTCTTTCAGTACAATAAACGGAACGTTCAGTTTAAACTCGACGTTCTCCTCGACGTCCAACATTCGACATAACTCGCGTAATTCTTGAACGCGAGCCTCGTCGTCGGCGTTGCGACAACCGCCGATCAAAACTAACCGAAACATCTCGCGGCGGTCGTCGTCGCGACTGCGCACGAATTTACAGAACGCGTGAATCTGTAGTTTGTGATCTTTTTCCGGGCGAAACTGCCCGACGGAAACGACGCGGAACAGTTTACCGGTAGTCGACGACGCCGAGTCGTCTTTCAACGGAATAGCGACGAATTCGGTCGTGTCGCACGGCGGATAAACGATGTTCGTACGATCGGCAGTTTTCCACAGGTGTAAAATGTGATTACGCGTCCACGTCGAGTTGACCATAACGACTTGCGAACATCGGCCGACGATTCCGTATAAGTACGCGAAAAGTCGATAGTACAGCAATTTACCTTGACTTAAAATCGTGCTTTGACTGATGAACGAAGCGTTGTTATAAGTACCCTGACGCTGTATAACTCGATCTAACATATCCGTACTGATTGTCGGGTAATGTACATAACACGCGATTTTACAACCGGCCAAATATCGAAATATCGGCAACGTAAACGCGTATCCCATACTGTCGATGTAAATATCGGGGATATACTTAAATAAGGCTTCCACGCCGAGGATCGCCGAGCCTAAACTCTGTCCGAGTAAAGTAAAGTAAGGGTAGGTTTTCGCTTCGACCCAGTCGCGTTGGCGCAAGAATATGAAATGAACGCGCTCCGGATGAGGGATGGTTATGTTGAATGTATCGCGAGCTTTGTTGAGGATTTCGGTTCCGGTAGCTTCATGATCTCCTGTATAGACGACGCATTGAACATGCGGGTACCTAGCGAATAAAGAAAACGAACAATGATCATGAAGATGAACCTTAGGGGCTTGACACAACATTTTTACCCCAGCATCCTAGTGCACCATATACCCTGCATTTAAAAGAACAAGCGAGCCAAGTCCTTCGTAGATATTTAGTTTTTTAATATGGCATCTCAAAGATTTTGCGACAGGTTCCTGTAAGATGAATGTCTATTAAGTTTGAGAATTAAGATAATGAAATCTTACTTCTTCTGAATAGCTCTAATAGCAGTCCACAAGACTCGTTCACCACCTCCTCCGGCGTGGCAATACGGATGGAAAAATCCTACAACGACGGTGCTGTCGCTCTGCCGTATCTCGGGGTGTAGAGTTAGTTTATACTTGCGGAGAATGAATTTCAGCAAAGCGAACAGTATAACGAGAAGGATGACACATAAAACTATCAGCAACAAGAGCAGATTCATCATGTAGAATAAGATTCTGAAATGCATAAGTAAATTAATTgacatttgaattgatctcGACTCAGAAGAAACGGGTGTTTCTGACCCcattattgatgatttaacgaaataaaaaattgaataagattATCATTAATGAGAAACACAATATCCTAATTGGAGTATGAATATGAGGACGCCTTTTACCAAGAGAATACTGTAAATACCTGATATTTCCGCgtaaaatggacaaaatgtcCTCGATCATGggcgccgccatcttggattctGTCTACGACGGATACGAAATGGACTTAACCATCCCTTAGGAAAAACCCACCGGTCGGCTCCTACTCCTTCGAGGTTTTAGATACTTTTACGGTGCTTTTCAGCGAGGTACCTGAACAATTATAGAAGTGTCGATCCCTATAGATCTGTAGAAATTGGCTTTGGTTTAcattaatgtatttttaacTAGTAAAAGCCGAAAGAAGGGTTACAACTCTATGTACcagtagatggcagcacctcctGGTCAtattaactgtcaaacaactGTCAAATCTGTGTAGTACTTGCTGCTACACTACGTTATTCTCTAACTACTGTTTTAACATAGCTCAATGAGTCCCGCTCATATCTTTGAGCATATGCAAACATTTGATTCGTTTATCATGTCTCATCATTATTTACCATCAAAAAAGCACAGCCATATCATATGCTACAGCAGTTAGTTATCTAACTAATCGTTGGCATGGTATTTTTAATCAGATGAACTTGTGGCTTGTGAAACTAAACAGCtgctaaaccacagacaggttactgacaaTGACTTAAGCCTGTACACACAGCCTCTAGTTTCCTTTGTGATTTAAAAGTAAATTGAGGGTGCCCCGATAAAATTATTCCTATTTTATGTTTCATGGTTTTGTCTAAAagtgtatatgaaaaaagttttctgttgatgttgaaaaatatcaagcGCTTTAAGATTACATTgtgtgtttatttatttttcagtgcTTTAAATGGAAACAGAAGAATTGATAGTAGCCTGTAAAGTGTCAGgacaccgggtactgaacatcagCAATAGGAACATAATGGTGATTCCCGATTCATTAACGATGCTCACACATCTACGGGTTCTACTGATGAACGACAATAACCTAGTGATGCCACCGGCTGAACTAACGAGCATAAAAAACCTCGTCGAATTAACTCTCGATCATAATCAATTAACGATGCTTCCGAGCGGTTTAAACGCGCTGAAAAAACTTGTTTATCTAAACATCAGCCATAATCCGTTGGTTTATCTGTCTCCGGAAATCGGCCAGATTCGGACGTTAACTGAATTGTGGGCGGTGAATATACGGATAGATACTCTACCGGCGTGCATCGGCGATCTTATTCATCTCGAAAAACTCAGCGTTCGCGCGAATAAATTATCCGCGCTGCCGTCGGAAATTTGTAAATTGCGTAATCTCAAATGGTTGAGCGTGGCGGAGAATAATTTGTGCGATTTTCCGACTAATTTCGGTCGGCTTAAACGGCTCGTTTACTTGAACGCCGAATCGAATGCGTTCACGACTGTTCCGGAATGTTTGATCGATTTGACGGATTTATCGTGTTTGTCGATGCGTCGTAATGATATCGGCGATCTCTCGGACGATTTGATCCTCGGATTGTCGCATCTGTGGAAATTCGATCTACGCGATACCCTGATTAAAGATCCACCGAATCATTGGAAGGTACGTATCAAAATGGGAAAACTTTTGACCTGAgagcccagttgcacagtcatgccTGAAGTGAAAAAGTGGTTTTCTAtcataagactggtcttaaccctttcagtgcatctgcACTGCAGTGCGCTGTATAAAATTGTGATGGACTTAGCTAGTTCACCGTATGGTGGTGTATTTGAcgatattagtaattagttttcatcttttttgaaaGGTGGCAGCtactgtcaaacatagtgaaatattagtaactcaCGATATCCATTATTCTTATGCATCTTAAGCCTCAACTTTTGAACTCCTCGAGATGAAAATTATTGACTTAAAAATAGTAAATTCTCTGTCCGGGAAATCCATTATCTTAatgctgaaaatatattttcagtatatgaaaataattgatcTCAAATTTTACTTTCAGGGCtttacacatatcaaattatcaataccaGAAGAACGATTAAAATCCGAAACTGAAGAAAGTGACGAATCATTGTCAGATGCATCAGAACCTCCATAGTGTCAAATTTACCCAGTTTTCCACAATGTTTTTCGGCTATCTCCTGTTTATCGATGTTGGTAGTTGATTATAGAGACAAtaaccagtctataaacaGCCCTAAGACCAGTTTCAAAAATAGTGTTACTCTTAGGCTAAAAAGATAAgacaccttgtttctcatttctgctaagcttaaaagttgacccagccGGCTGCCTATCGATCGTGCCGTACATTACCAGGtacttgtttttaaatcatgatcaagtgAACCATTAActataacagacccggcagttagagaaatgaactgaatacAAATATCTTTGCAGTTCACTgataggagaaacaaggtatcatttggATACATGTTTTATATGTAAATTGTATGCGTTTTTCTATAGCTTCGCAActatattatttttcaagtttttcagTATTGATGAGTGTTGTATATTTTTATCATGGTtttaataaatacatttttgagTGAATActtctaattttcaatggATCTCAAATTTCTATAAAAACCAGGCAGTACATCGATAAATATACCGTAGCTCCCCTGCGTTATGACTGGCTCCACTACCCGCCTCATTAAATCCAAAATCAGCTTTATGTAACTTGGAAGCTGCTGGACTGCATCCTCACCAAATTTGGTCACGATCTGATAAACACAGCAGGATACTAGCAATTCAGAGAAACTGGTcccaaatctaaaaatggttcCATATTCTTGTAGATCACACG is a genomic window of Tubulanus polymorphus chromosome 5, tnTubPoly1.2, whole genome shotgun sequence containing:
- the LOC141906301 gene encoding uncharacterized protein LOC141906301, whose product is MFNGAQMWSYFTTPVSTPCMMTPRRLEPLDEKIIELDKMKKDIYQHLKKLNNLRSEYTEWFENRHKSFTESLIGARMLIPELFPEQVYTIKHFKQTKQLCQTLIDKGRYVSNVERMNEFEKLWEKMVEIKEAGDEVVYEQLCKYCTNITALRDPNLKEQIDDLQYHLQKACSEDFNFKDIHNERDNLFTYKLDIGEKDYLGLVQFIPYLLQITRKICYLGIKLHVEKE
- the LOC141905211 gene encoding GDP-Man:Man(3)GlcNAc(2)-PP-Dol alpha-1,2-mannosyltransferase-like; translated protein: MIEDILSILRGNIRILFYMMNLLLLLIVLCVILLVILFALLKFILRKYKLTLHPEIRQSDSTVVVGFFHPYCHAGGGGERVLWTAIRAIQKKYPHVQCVVYTGDHEATGTEILNKARDTFNITIPHPERVHFIFLRQRDWVEAKTYPYFTLLGQSLGSAILGVEALFKYIPDIYIDSMGYAFTLPIFRYLAGCKIACYVHYPTISTDMLDRVIQRQGTYNNASFISQSTILSQGKLLYYRLFAYLYGIVGRCSQVVMVNSTWTRNHILHLWKTADRTNIVYPPCDTTEFVAIPLKDDSASSTTGKLFRVVSVGQFRPEKDHKLQIHAFCKFVRSRDDDRREMFRLVLIGGCRNADDEARVQELRELCRMLDVEENVEFKLNVPFIVLKEELAAATIGLHTMWNEHFGIGVVECMAAGTVVLAHNSGGPKMDIVTDYEGSRTGFLADTEQTYADCMRTIYELTPTERREICSNARESVARFSEEAFENGFLDALENLLRI
- the LOC141905984 gene encoding uncharacterized protein LOC141905984 translates to METEELIVACKVSGHRVLNISNRNIMVIPDSLTMLTHLRVLLMNDNNLVMPPAELTSIKNLVELTLDHNQLTMLPSGLNALKKLVYLNISHNPLVYLSPEIGQIRTLTELWAVNIRIDTLPACIGDLIHLEKLSVRANKLSALPSEICKLRNLKWLSVAENNLCDFPTNFGRLKRLVYLNAESNAFTTVPECLIDLTDLSCLSMRRNDIGDLSDDLILGLSHLWKFDLRDTLIKDPPNHWKGFTHIKLSIPEERLKSETEESDESLSDASEPP